A window of the Pseudomonas gozinkensis genome harbors these coding sequences:
- the hflC gene encoding protease modulator HflC, translating to MSNKSLIALIVGVVVVLVGWNCFYIVAQTERAVLLQFGRVVQADVQPGLHVKVPYVNQVRKFDARLMTLDAPTQRFLTLEKKAVMVDAYAKWRVKDAERFYTATSGLKQIADERLSRRLESGLRDQFGKRTLHEVVSGERDALMADITASLNKMAEKELGIEVVDVRVKAIDLPKEVNRSVFERMSTEREREAREHRAKGNELAEGIRADADRQRRVLLAEAYRESEEIRGDGDAQAAAIYSKAYGQDQEFYGFYRSLRAYRESFANKSDVLVLDPSSDFFRYLEKSKP from the coding sequence ATGAGCAATAAATCGCTGATCGCCCTGATCGTTGGCGTTGTTGTAGTACTGGTTGGCTGGAACTGCTTCTACATCGTCGCTCAGACCGAGCGTGCGGTGCTGCTGCAATTCGGTCGCGTGGTTCAGGCTGACGTTCAGCCAGGTCTGCATGTGAAAGTGCCTTACGTTAACCAGGTGCGTAAATTCGACGCACGTCTGATGACGCTGGATGCACCGACACAACGCTTCCTGACGCTGGAAAAGAAAGCCGTGATGGTCGATGCCTACGCCAAGTGGCGCGTGAAAGATGCCGAGCGCTTCTACACCGCGACTTCCGGCCTCAAGCAGATTGCCGACGAGCGTCTGTCCCGTCGTCTGGAATCGGGCCTGCGTGACCAGTTCGGCAAGCGCACCCTGCACGAAGTGGTGTCGGGTGAGCGCGATGCGCTGATGGCTGACATCACCGCGTCGCTGAACAAGATGGCGGAAAAAGAGCTGGGTATCGAAGTGGTCGATGTCCGGGTCAAGGCCATCGATCTGCCGAAAGAAGTGAACCGCAGCGTGTTCGAACGTATGAGCACCGAGCGTGAGCGTGAAGCTCGCGAGCACCGCGCCAAGGGTAACGAGCTGGCTGAAGGCATCCGTGCCGACGCCGATCGTCAACGACGCGTGCTGCTGGCTGAAGCCTATCGTGAATCCGAGGAGATTCGCGGTGACGGTGACGCCCAGGCCGCTGCGATCTACTCCAAGGCCTACGGTCAGGATCAGGAGTTCTACGGTTTCTACCGTAGCCTTCGTGCCTACCGTGAAAGCTTCGCGAACAAATCCGACGTCCTGGTCCTTGACCCAAGCAGCGACTTCTTCCGTTACCTGGAAAAGTCCAAGCCTTGA
- the hflK gene encoding FtsH protease activity modulator HflK: MAWNEPGGNSNNQDPWGGKRRNNGDRKGPPDLDEAFRKLQESLNGLFGGGKKRGDDGGGSGKSGGFGGLLGIGLVVLAAVWLYSAVYVVDEQEQAVVLRFGKYYETVGPGLNIYFPPIDKKYMENVTRERAYTKQGQMLTEDENIVEVPLTVQYKISNLQDFVLNVDQPEISLQHATDSALRHVVGSTAMDQVLTEGRELMASEIKERLQRFLDTYRTGITVTQVNVQSAAAPREVQEAFDDVIRAREDEQRSRNQAETYANGVVPEARGQAQRILEDANGYRDETVSRAKGEADRFTKLVAEYRKAPEVTRQRLYLDTMQEVFSSTSKVLVTGNKNGQSNLLYLPLDKMIQNSSGSNAPVTGSAAASNNTDVTPHVTDLPQSRTRETR, encoded by the coding sequence ATGGCTTGGAATGAGCCGGGTGGCAACTCGAACAATCAGGATCCTTGGGGTGGCAAGCGTCGCAACAACGGCGACCGCAAGGGGCCGCCGGATCTCGACGAGGCCTTCCGAAAGCTGCAGGAAAGCCTGAACGGGTTGTTCGGTGGTGGAAAAAAACGCGGTGATGACGGTGGTGGCTCGGGCAAGAGCGGCGGCTTCGGCGGCCTGCTCGGCATCGGCCTTGTCGTGCTGGCGGCCGTCTGGCTGTACAGCGCGGTGTACGTCGTGGACGAGCAGGAGCAAGCCGTGGTGCTGCGCTTCGGCAAGTACTACGAGACTGTCGGTCCCGGTCTGAACATCTACTTCCCGCCGATCGACAAGAAGTACATGGAGAACGTCACGCGTGAGCGTGCCTACACCAAGCAGGGCCAGATGCTGACCGAAGACGAGAACATCGTCGAAGTGCCGCTGACCGTGCAGTACAAGATCAGCAACCTGCAAGACTTCGTGCTGAACGTCGACCAGCCGGAAATCAGCCTGCAACATGCGACCGACAGTGCGCTGCGCCATGTGGTGGGTTCCACCGCGATGGACCAGGTGCTGACCGAAGGTCGTGAGCTGATGGCCAGCGAGATCAAGGAGCGTCTGCAACGTTTCCTCGATACCTATCGCACCGGTATCACCGTCACCCAGGTCAACGTACAGAGCGCAGCGGCACCGCGTGAAGTGCAGGAAGCCTTCGATGACGTGATCCGCGCCCGTGAAGACGAGCAGCGTTCGCGCAACCAGGCTGAAACCTACGCCAACGGCGTGGTGCCGGAAGCCCGTGGTCAGGCCCAGCGTATCCTTGAAGATGCCAACGGTTACCGTGACGAAACGGTCTCGCGCGCCAAGGGTGAGGCAGATCGCTTCACCAAGCTGGTCGCCGAGTATCGCAAGGCGCCCGAGGTCACTCGCCAGCGTCTGTACCTGGACACCATGCAGGAAGTCTTCAGCAGCACCAGCAAGGTACTCGTGACCGGCAACAAGAACGGCCAGAGCAACCTGCTTTACCTGCCGCTGGACAAGATGATTCAGAACAGTTCGGGCAGTAATGCGCCGGTCACCGGTTCGGCTGCCGCCAGCAACAACACGGACGTCACGCCGCATGTCACTGACCTGCCGCAGTCGCGTACAAGGGAGACCCGCTGA
- the miaA gene encoding tRNA (adenosine(37)-N6)-dimethylallyltransferase MiaA — MSQLPPAIFLMGPTAAGKTDLAIELTKVLPCELISVDSALVYRGMDIGTAKPSRELLAEYPHRLIDILDPAEAYSAADFRRDALVAMAEITARGKIPLLVGGTMLYYKALIEGLADMPAADPEVRAQIEEEAARLGWQALHDQLAIIDPESAARIHPNDPQRLSRALEVYRVSGQSMTELRLKQSVQSTEAAASGLQQLPYTVANLAIAPTNRQVLHERIKQRFTNMLEQGFIDEVVALRNRSDLHAGLPSIRAVGYRQVWDFLDGKLTSAEMQERGIIATRQLAKRQFTWLRSWKDLHWLDSLDCDNLPRALKYLGTISILS; from the coding sequence ACCAAGGTGCTGCCGTGCGAGCTGATCAGTGTCGATTCGGCGCTGGTCTATCGCGGCATGGACATTGGCACCGCCAAGCCTTCCAGGGAACTGCTGGCTGAGTATCCTCATCGTCTGATCGACATTCTCGATCCGGCCGAAGCGTATTCTGCAGCGGATTTCCGTCGCGATGCACTGGTGGCCATGGCCGAGATCACCGCACGCGGAAAAATTCCGCTGCTGGTGGGCGGCACGATGCTCTATTACAAGGCTTTGATCGAAGGCCTTGCGGACATGCCGGCGGCCGATCCTGAAGTTCGCGCGCAGATCGAAGAAGAGGCTGCACGCCTTGGCTGGCAGGCCCTGCACGATCAACTGGCGATAATCGACCCAGAGTCGGCGGCACGCATCCATCCGAACGATCCGCAACGACTGAGTCGTGCGCTGGAAGTTTACCGGGTCAGCGGTCAGAGCATGACTGAACTGCGGCTGAAGCAATCTGTACAAAGTACCGAAGCGGCCGCATCGGGACTGCAACAATTGCCCTATACTGTCGCGAACCTGGCGATTGCTCCAACTAATCGGCAGGTACTGCACGAGCGCATTAAACAAAGATTCACAAATATGCTGGAACAGGGATTCATCGACGAGGTCGTAGCCCTGCGTAATAGAAGTGACCTGCATGCCGGGTTGCCGTCTATACGTGCGGTAGGCTACCGCCAGGTCTGGGACTTCCTGGATGGCAAGCTGACGTCGGCCGAGATGCAGGAGCGGGGCATCATCGCCACGCGCCAATTGGCCAAACGCCAGTTCACCTGGCTGCGCAGCTGGAAAGATTTACACTGGCTCGACAGTCTGGATTGCGACAATCTGCCACGCGCCTTGAAATACCTTGGGACGATCTCCATATTGAGCTGA
- the hfq gene encoding RNA chaperone Hfq: MSKGHSLQDPYLNTLRKEKVGVSIYLVNGIKLQGTIESFDQFVILLKNTVSQMVYKHAISTVVPVRPIRLPSATESEAGDAEPGNA; the protein is encoded by the coding sequence ATGTCAAAAGGGCATTCGCTACAAGACCCTTACTTGAATACTTTACGTAAAGAGAAAGTGGGGGTTTCCATCTACCTGGTGAACGGGATCAAACTGCAAGGCACGATCGAGTCGTTCGACCAGTTCGTTATCCTGCTGAAAAACACCGTCAGCCAGATGGTTTACAAACACGCTATCTCTACAGTCGTGCCGGTTCGTCCAATTCGTCTGCCTAGCGCAACCGAATCCGAAGCAGGTGACGCTGAGCCAGGTAACGCCTGA
- the hflX gene encoding ribosome rescue GTPase HflX: protein MFFERHGGGERVILVHLDGQDPEAREDPQEFQELANSAGAETVAFFNVPRHRPTAKYLIGSGKVEELRDLVHAEEADLVIFNHVLTPSQERNLERVFECRVIDRTGLILDIFAQRARTHEGKLQVELAQLDHMSTRLVRGWTHLERQGGGIGMRGPGETQLETDRRLLRVRLRQIKGRLEKVRSQREQSRRGRSRADIPTVSLVGYTNAGKSTLFNNVTKSEVYAADQLFATLDPTLRRLDLDDLGPIVLADTVGFIRHLPHKLVEAFRSTLEESSNSDLLLHVIDAAEPDRMLQIEQVMVVLGEIGAQDLPILEVYNKLDLLEGVEPQIQRDENGKPQRVWLSARDGTGLELLEQAIAELLGSDLFVGTLRLPQRFARLRAQFFELGAVQKEEHDEEGVSLLAVRLPRSELNRLVSREGVVPTEFIEQHTLQ from the coding sequence TTGTTCTTTGAGCGCCACGGTGGTGGTGAACGAGTCATCCTCGTTCACTTGGATGGACAGGACCCTGAGGCGCGCGAAGATCCGCAGGAGTTTCAGGAACTGGCAAATTCGGCTGGCGCCGAGACCGTTGCGTTTTTTAACGTGCCGCGTCATCGGCCAACCGCCAAATACCTGATTGGCAGCGGCAAGGTCGAGGAACTGCGCGACCTGGTCCACGCCGAAGAAGCCGATCTGGTGATCTTCAATCACGTCCTCACGCCCAGTCAGGAACGTAACCTCGAACGTGTTTTCGAGTGTCGCGTGATCGACCGTACCGGTCTGATTCTCGATATTTTCGCCCAACGCGCCCGTACCCATGAGGGCAAGCTCCAGGTAGAACTGGCCCAGCTTGACCACATGAGCACCCGGCTGGTTCGCGGCTGGACTCACCTTGAGCGTCAGGGTGGTGGTATCGGCATGCGCGGCCCGGGTGAAACCCAGCTCGAAACCGACCGGCGACTGCTGCGGGTTCGCCTGCGCCAGATCAAGGGCCGGCTGGAAAAAGTGCGTAGCCAGCGCGAACAGTCGCGTCGCGGCCGCTCGCGTGCGGATATTCCTACCGTTTCTCTGGTGGGATACACCAACGCCGGTAAATCCACGCTGTTCAATAACGTGACGAAGTCCGAGGTTTACGCGGCTGACCAACTGTTCGCCACGCTGGACCCGACCCTGCGCCGTCTGGATCTGGACGACCTGGGGCCGATTGTCCTGGCCGACACGGTGGGTTTCATCCGCCACTTGCCGCACAAACTGGTCGAGGCATTTCGGTCTACGCTCGAAGAGTCGAGCAACTCCGACCTGCTGTTGCACGTGATCGATGCGGCCGAACCGGATCGCATGTTGCAGATCGAGCAGGTGATGGTGGTGCTGGGCGAGATCGGTGCCCAGGACTTGCCGATCCTCGAGGTCTATAACAAACTCGATTTGCTTGAAGGCGTTGAGCCACAAATCCAGCGCGATGAAAACGGCAAGCCCCAACGGGTCTGGCTGTCGGCGCGTGATGGCACCGGTCTGGAATTGCTCGAGCAGGCGATTGCCGAGTTGTTGGGCAGCGACCTGTTCGTGGGAACGTTGCGCCTGCCTCAGCGGTTCGCGCGTCTGCGTGCCCAGTTCTTCGAGCTGGGCGCGGTACAGAAAGAAGAACACGACGAAGAAGGGGTCAGCTTGCTGGCCGTTCGATTGCCACGCTCGGAGCTCAATCGACTGGTCAGTCGTGAAGGCGTTGTGCCGACGGAGTTCATCGAGCAACACACTTTGCAATAA